The Globicephala melas chromosome X, mGloMel1.2, whole genome shotgun sequence genome window below encodes:
- the PWWP3B gene encoding PWWP domain-containing DNA repair factor 3B has product MDAKYVLCNWQGQLWPAKVLSRSAASSNSKRKKTFSLEVQILSLDKTIKVESTETKILSKSQVEAIAFSLAAQSEVSDPPREETAYARSLKMALDILNERTNLIQASSSDEGETTTLSQNVPQKLSDSPPRKMYRKHEGDLPKCLEENENSTSLLVSSESDDSLYDDKSRVHAVIDTIPSEMETKSSQNFSWRHTFPSLSEDEDEKESKKKIDISTIMPLHSTIKEEDVYVKDEKFTPTLQSDSFTVPKALKEEAQDICPEAPAISSECSTFSENSEDPGEGPSNPCSDTSQNQPTVESEMGVVASPRPSSWEHQVSFSASNHAMDYSLLVNNERNLQRLDFEELGEELQASDKSVHLNSIDASILDDNEEDEELPRFIFHYEPRSFETGMIVWFKYQKYPFWPAVVKSIRRKERKASVLFVEANMNPEKRGIRVPFRRLKKFDCKEKQALVDKAREDYSESIDWCISLICDYRVRIGCGSFVGSFLEYYAADISYPLRKVIKQDTFRNLFPKLQNENPVESMVVTSQTKKMSFQKILPDRMKSARDRANKNLVDFIVNTKGTESHLLAILKGMKGSRWLKSFLNANRFTPCIETYFEDEDQLDEVVKYLQEIYKQIDEKMLTLIRDDKIKFILEVLLPEAIICSISAVDGLDYKAAEAKYLKGPSLGYRERELFDAKIIFEKRRKPLTNEAP; this is encoded by the coding sequence ATGGATGCCAAGTATGTCTTATGCAATTGGCAAGGCCAGCTGTGGCCAGCAAAAGTTTTGTCCAGATCTGCGGCTTCATCAAAcagtaagagaaaaaagacattttccctAGAAGTTCAGATACTCTCACTAGATAAAACAATTAAAGTGGaaagcacagaaacaaagatccTCAGTAAATCTCAAGTTGAAGCTATTGCCTTCTCACTAGCAGCACAGTCAGAGGTCAGTGACCCACCTAGAGAGGAAACAGCCTATGCAAGGTCACTAAAAATGGCACTGGATATTCTGAATGAGAGAACAAATTTGATTCAAGCAAGCAGTTCAGATGAGGGAGAGACCACGACACTGTCTCAAAATGTACCACAAAAGCTTTCTGATTCACCCCCTCGTAAAATGTATCGGAAGCACGAAGGAGACTTACCAAAGTGTcttgaggaaaatgaaaattcaacatCCCTGTTAGTATCTTCAGAGAGTGATGATTCCCTGTATGATGATAAATCACGGGTGCATGCAGTCATTGATACTATTCCaagtgaaatggaaacaaagtcaTCACAAAACTTCAGCTGGCGCCACACTTTCCCTTCACTTTCAGAAGATGAGGATGAAAAGGAGAGCAAGAAAAAGATTGACATCTCAACAATTATGCCTTTGCATTCCACAATTAAAGAGGAGGATGTATATGTTAAAGATGAAAAGTTCACTCCAACTTTACAATCAGATAGCTTCACTGTGCCCAAAGCTTTGAAAGAGGAGGCACAGGACATCTGCCCAGAGGCCCCAGCTATTTCCTCTGAATGCTCTACCTTCTCAGAGAATAGTGAAGATCCTGGAGAGGGCCCCTCCAATCCATGCTCAGATACCAGCCAGAATCAACCTACTGTGGAATCAGAGATGGGTGTTGTGGCATCCCCTAGGCCTTCTTCATGGGAACACCAGGTTTCCTTTAGTGCCTCTAACCATGCCATGGATTATTCACTCCTTGtgaataatgaaagaaatctTCAGAGACTGGATTTTGAGGAACTTGGGGAAGAACTTCAAGCTTCTGACAAGTCAGTTCATCTAAATTCTATTGATGCTTCCATATTAGATGACAATGAGGAAGATGAAGAACTTCCAcgtttcatttttcattatgagCCACGTTCATTTGAAACAGGAATGATAGTCTGgtttaaatatcaaaaatatccATTTTGGCCAGCAGTGGTAAAAAGCATCAGgcgaaaagagagaaaagcaagtgtGCTTTTTGTTGAGGCAAATATGAATCCTGAAAAGAGAGGCATTAGAGTGCCTTTTAGAAGATTAAAGAAATTTGACTGTAAAGAGAAACAAGCACTAGTAGATAAAGCCAGGGAGGACTACAGTGAAAGTATTGACTGGTGCATCTCACTGATTTGTGACTACAGAGTTAGAATAGGTTGTGGTTCTTTTGTAGGCTCTTTCCTTGAGTATTATGCTGCTGACATTAGTTATCCACTTAGGAAAGTAATCAAACAGGATACCTTCAGGAACTTATTTCCAAAGCTGCAAAATGAAAATCCTGTGGAATCAATGGTTGTGACTTCCCAGACCAAGAAAATGTCCTTCCAGAAAATTCTTCCAGACCGAATGAAGTCTGCTCGGGACCGAGCCAACAAGAACCTAGTGGACTTCATTGTGAATACAAAGGGAACAGAGAGCCAtcttttagccattttaaaagGCATGAAAGGGTCCAGATGGCTGAAATCATTTTTGAATGCAAATAGGTTCACACCCTGTATTGAAACATACTTTGAGGATGAAGATCAGTTGGATGAGGTGGTGAAATATTtacaagaaatctacaaacaaatagaTGAAAAAATGCTGACTCTGATAAGAgatgataaaattaaatttatcctGGAAGTTCTTCTGCCGGAAGCAATCATTTGTTCAATTTCTGCTGTTGATGGATTAGATTACAAGGCAGCAGAAGCAAAGTATCTAAAAGGGCCATCTCTAGGATACAGGGAAAGAGAATTATTTGATGCAAAAATCATATTCGAAAAGAGACGGAAACCATTAACAAATGAAGCTCCTTAA